A region of Panicum virgatum strain AP13 chromosome 8N, P.virgatum_v5, whole genome shotgun sequence DNA encodes the following proteins:
- the LOC120686577 gene encoding putative protein TPRXL, translating into MAIPVARVHLAMAHAALPGLLPTPPKRTMLPLLPAAPCAVILPSSPLRRPSRADAAGRWDAHKTKPAGSPASSSSSSSSSSCGQNSFGSNKKIVTLTSSSGRTSPASSSRADSEERWDAHKKPASPASTSASSSSAISNKTKTCRVCRHPNGQRSSSSAERWDAQKKPARAPQRAEELEDGESSTGSNDVELFMPRDQPPPRSFYAGPGFITSPEPSMLPKPSFMVRVA; encoded by the coding sequence ATGGCGATACCTGTTGCGCGCGTGCACCTCGCCATGGCGCACGCCGCTCTTCCCGGGCTGCTCCCGACTCCGCCCAAGCGCACGATGCTGCCGCTGCTACCGGCGGCGCCGTGCGCCGTCATCCTCCCCAGTTCACCGCTGCGCAGGCCCAGCCGTGCCGACGCCGCGGGGAGGTGGGACGCGCACAAGACCAAACCAGCCGGCAgcccggcgtcgtcgtcgtcgtcctcctcctcctcctcatgtgGCCAAAATTCCTTTGGCAGCAACAAGAAGATCGTGACGCTGACCTCTTCGTCGGGCAGAACCAGCCCGGCGAGCAGCAGCCGCGCCGACTCAGAGGAGAGGTGGGACGCGCACAAGAAGCCGGCGAGCCCagcgtcgacgtcggcgtcgTCATCCTCGGCGATCAGCAACAAGACGAAGACGTGCCGCGTCTGCAGGCACCCCAACGGCCAaaggtcgtcgtcgtccgccgAGCGCTGGGACGCGCAGAAGAAGCCAGCTCGGGCGCCGCAGCGGGCCGAAGAGCTCGAGGACGGAGAGAGCAGCACCGGGAGCAACGACGTGGAGTTGTTCATGCCACGGgatcagccgccgccgcgatcaTTCTACGCTGGACCTGGCTTCATCACCTCGCCGGAGCCGAGCATGCTTCCCAAACCATCGTTCATGGTCCGTGTTGCCTAG
- the LOC120685936 gene encoding F-box/FBD/LRR-repeat protein At1g16930-like isoform X1: protein MELGGGGESATKRARLSSDDAAAAAGEDRLSALPSDVLVLILLKLSTRAAAWTSVLSRSWRQVWALLPTLSFDETADPGQLRDALDGHEVSVRSLLVGADGAAAESLGVWLPAAARRVSGDLSLYSYARVEEDEDDETPQSGIFVLPCFEKATSITLFLSFHGVAVPRAGVFARLAELHLHRVWFHGPGELGDAVSTPRCPCLQRLTVDDARGLADLNLAIRSETLLEVELRNLCTLSRLTVAAPALKELAVVLCFGKNRPVANISAPRLTNLDWGDEYDPSSVHFGKMEHLRSLSTNSYLVYANYAFIHNHFWLSLLQRFEGIQTLSLMLMYLRDIENYQYMMEYLTVLPDITFLRLRIVANGHAFEASAFHILRLCTGIRRLMLQFGLEVRTVCSSDCICDQQPADWETEELLLNHLEEVEITGWTGSEHEVAFMKRLFNWGARLKEITVNFCFTTSEIKAKELYQIFQSFCRSGICTKFYLYQKKRGKVLYAPDH from the exons ATggagctgggcggcggcggcgagagcgcCACCAAGCGCGCGAGGCTCTCCTCcgacgatgccgccgccgccgcaggcgagGACCGGCTCAGCGCGCTCCCCAGCGACgtcctcgtcctcatcctcctcaagctcagcacccgcgccgccgcctggaccAGCGTCCTCTCCCGCTCCTGGCGCCAGGTCTGGGCGCTCCTCCCGACGCTCAGCTTCGACGAAACCGCCGACCCAGGCCAGCTGCGCGACGCGCTCGACGGCCACGAGGTGTCCGTCCGCAGCCTCCTCGTCGgggccgacggcgccgccgccgagtccCTAGGGGTctggctccccgccgccgcgcgccgcgtctCCGGCGACCTGTCCCTTTACAGCTACGCTCGGGTcgaggaggatgaggacgaCGAGACCCCTCAAAGTGGCATCTTTGTGCTCCCCTGCTTCGAGAAGGCCACCTCCATCACGCTCTTCTTGAGCTTCCACGGCGTCGCCGTGCCTCGCGCTGGCGTCTTCGCCCGGCTCGCCGAGCTCCACCTGCACCGCGTCTGGTTTCACGGCCCGGGCGAGCTGGGCGACGCCGTGTCCACTCCGAGGTGCCCGTGCCTGCAGAGGCTCACCGTCGACGATGCCCGGGGCCTGGCCGATCTCAATCTCGCCATACGTTCGGAGACTCTGCTGGAGGTGGAGCTCAGGAACCTGTGCACCTTGTCTCGGCTcaccgtggcggcgccggcactCAAGGAGTTAGCTgtggtgctttgttttggcaaGAATCGACCGGTCGCCAACATCTCTGCCCCTCGGCTGACGAATCTTGACTGGGGTGATGAATACGATCCCAGCTCTGTCCACTTTGGCAAGATGGAACATCTCCGGTCGCTGAGCACTAACTCTTATCTTGTTTATGCAAACTATGCCTTCATACACAATCACTTTTGGTTAAGTCTCTTGCAGCGCTTTGAGGGGATCCAGACTCTTTCCCTAATGCTCATGTATCTGCGG GATATAGAGAACTATCAATACATGATGGAATACTTGACAGTGCTCCCTGACATTACATTTTTGCGCCTGAGGATAGTTGCAAATGGACATGCCTTTGAGGCCAGCGCATTCCACATTCTCAGATTGTGTACTGGTATAAGAAGGTTGATGCTACAATTTGGCTTAGAG GTCCGAACTGTATGCTCATCAGATTGCATATGTGATCAGCAGCCAGCAGACTGGGAAACCGAGGAACTCTTGTTGAATCACCTTGAAGAAGTAGAAATCACTGGATGGACAGGATCTGAACATGAAGTTGCTTTTATGAAACGACTTTTCAATTGGGGAGCAAGGCTCAAAGAGATTACAGTAAATTTCTGTTTTACAACCTCTGAAATCAAGGCAAAGGAGTTGTACCAAATATTTCAGAGTTTCTGTAGGTCAGGAATATGCACGAAATTTTACCTATATCAGAAGAAGCGTGGGAAGGTGTTATATGCACCTGACCACTAG
- the LOC120685936 gene encoding putative F-box/FBD/LRR-repeat protein At3g49030 isoform X2, with protein MELGGGGESATKRARLSSDDAAAAAGEDRLSALPSDVLVLILLKLSTRAAAWTSVLSRSWRQVWALLPTLSFDETADPGQLRDALDGHEVSVRSLLVGADGAAAESLGVWLPAAARRVSGDLSLYSYARVEEDEDDETPQSGIFVLPCFEKATSITLFLSFHGVAVPRAGVFARLAELHLHRVWFHGPGELGDAVSTPRCPCLQRLTVDDARGLADLNLAIRSETLLEVELRNLCTLSRLTVAAPALKELAVVLCFGKNRPVANISAPRLTNLDWGDEYDPSSVHFGKMEHLRSLSTNSYLVYANYAFIHNHFWLSLLQRFEGIQTLSLMLMYLRDIENYQYMMEYLTVLPDITFLRLRIVANGHAFEASAFHILRLCTGIRRLMLQFGLEIKLFFVYLILHPDTEKRSELYAHQIAYVISSQQTGKPRNSC; from the exons ATggagctgggcggcggcggcgagagcgcCACCAAGCGCGCGAGGCTCTCCTCcgacgatgccgccgccgccgcaggcgagGACCGGCTCAGCGCGCTCCCCAGCGACgtcctcgtcctcatcctcctcaagctcagcacccgcgccgccgcctggaccAGCGTCCTCTCCCGCTCCTGGCGCCAGGTCTGGGCGCTCCTCCCGACGCTCAGCTTCGACGAAACCGCCGACCCAGGCCAGCTGCGCGACGCGCTCGACGGCCACGAGGTGTCCGTCCGCAGCCTCCTCGTCGgggccgacggcgccgccgccgagtccCTAGGGGTctggctccccgccgccgcgcgccgcgtctCCGGCGACCTGTCCCTTTACAGCTACGCTCGGGTcgaggaggatgaggacgaCGAGACCCCTCAAAGTGGCATCTTTGTGCTCCCCTGCTTCGAGAAGGCCACCTCCATCACGCTCTTCTTGAGCTTCCACGGCGTCGCCGTGCCTCGCGCTGGCGTCTTCGCCCGGCTCGCCGAGCTCCACCTGCACCGCGTCTGGTTTCACGGCCCGGGCGAGCTGGGCGACGCCGTGTCCACTCCGAGGTGCCCGTGCCTGCAGAGGCTCACCGTCGACGATGCCCGGGGCCTGGCCGATCTCAATCTCGCCATACGTTCGGAGACTCTGCTGGAGGTGGAGCTCAGGAACCTGTGCACCTTGTCTCGGCTcaccgtggcggcgccggcactCAAGGAGTTAGCTgtggtgctttgttttggcaaGAATCGACCGGTCGCCAACATCTCTGCCCCTCGGCTGACGAATCTTGACTGGGGTGATGAATACGATCCCAGCTCTGTCCACTTTGGCAAGATGGAACATCTCCGGTCGCTGAGCACTAACTCTTATCTTGTTTATGCAAACTATGCCTTCATACACAATCACTTTTGGTTAAGTCTCTTGCAGCGCTTTGAGGGGATCCAGACTCTTTCCCTAATGCTCATGTATCTGCGG GATATAGAGAACTATCAATACATGATGGAATACTTGACAGTGCTCCCTGACATTACATTTTTGCGCCTGAGGATAGTTGCAAATGGACATGCCTTTGAGGCCAGCGCATTCCACATTCTCAGATTGTGTACTGGTATAAGAAGGTTGATGCTACAATTTGGCTTAGAGATAAAGCTATTCTTTGTTTACCTAATACTCCATCCAGACACAGAAAAAAG GTCCGAACTGTATGCTCATCAGATTGCATATGTGATCAGCAGCCAGCAGACTGGGAAACCGAGGAACTCTTGTTGA